Proteins encoded together in one Chroicocephalus ridibundus chromosome 13, bChrRid1.1, whole genome shotgun sequence window:
- the MAJIN gene encoding membrane-anchored junction protein, producing the protein MSLKPFAYPLPETRFLHAGGLVYKFKIRYGNFSSAPDLNAGSAVKELEEAIRVILGNLDDLHPFSTDHFTVFPYLSKWERVSEMRFKHENVLLVPYPYICTVYLELNSFQQNVSRGKEGDEGSDALVKRSNEASGSPAAEEAVKRRRVEVGAETSRPPLGTDRTGARHGDCRSKAKQGCETNSSKAKEREFSPASLGVGCNQALFWGSGESDLERRTAASQAEGTVQLLQPTDPTANKGSAESKGKGVSTFWRSMIFSPLQHLFGGKN; encoded by the exons ATGTCGCTGAAACCGTTTGCCTACCCGTTGCCTGAAACAAGGTTCCTTCATGCAGGCGGGCTTGTGTACAAATTTAAAATCCGGTATGGCAACTTCAGCAG TGCTCCTGATCTCAACGCTGGAAGTGCTGTCAAGGAGTTAGAG GAAGCGATTCGAGTAATCCTTGGAAATCTTGATGATTTACATCCATTTTCTACAGACCACTTCACTGTCTTTCCGT ATCTGAGTAAATGGGAGAGAGTATCGGAGATGAGATTCAAACATGAGAACGTCCTTCTCGTGCCTTATCCCTACATTTGCACTGTCTATCTAGAACTCAACTCATTTCAGCAGAACGTATCTCGTG GTAAAGAAGGAGACGAGGGCAGTGATGCGCTT GTCAAGAGAAGCAATGAAGCGTCCGGAAGTCCTGCAGCGGAAGAAGCGGTGAAGAGGAGGAGAGTGGAAGTCGGAGCAGAGACCTCACGCCCACCGTTGGGTACGGACAG GACTGGAGCCAGGCACGGTGACTGTCGGAGTAAAGCAAAGCAGGGATGTGAAACG aattccTCCAAAGCAAAGGAGCGTGAGTTTAGTCCAGCATCCCTTGGCGTGGGCTGTAACCAAGCGCTTTTCT GGGGATCTGGGGAATCTGACCTCGAACGAAGAACAGCAGCCAGTCAGGCTGAAGGcacggtgcagctgctgcagccaacGGACCCAACGGCCAACAAGGGAAGCGCGGAGTCCAAAGGAAAAGGTGTATCAACGTTCTGGAGAAG CATGATCTTTTCGCCACTACAGCATCTTTTTGGTGGGAAGAACTGA